CGCATTCGCCATCGCGGCATCGACGCCGGTCGGATTGAAGTTTCCAGGCGCCGACGAGGTCAGGTCGATGGTCGGAGAACCGAACAGCCCGTGCCGGTCCTGCGCGGCGGTTCCCGACGTGCCCCCCGGCTTCTCGAACTGATCGTGGTTGCCGGGCGTGATGACGCGCGCCGACAGATTGCACTGCCGCTGCGAGCTGCTCGCCACACCGCAGGGGTCCGCGAACGGCAGGCTGGCGAGATCGTGAGCGTGGAAGAACACCGCGGTGGGCTTGCCGGTCGAGCGCCACGACAGCAAGGCCGATCGGGTGTTGTCGATCGACTCGGCCGACTCGAAATTGCCTTCCTGCTCGGGCCACGCATTCACGAGCACGTCGTCGACGCGCGCGGCGCCCTCGGTTTGCGAGCTGAAATTCTGGTGAATGCCCCAGTCGGCGTCATCGAAGCCGCGGTTCGTCTTGACCCGGAACACCAGCCGAATGCGCCCGCCGTTCTCGGTCCCGTCCACATCGAGCAGCTGTTGCACGAAGCTCCCGAGGCCGCCGGGTAGCACCGCATTGAAGCTCGCCGGGGCATGCTCGCCGGCAACGCTCAGAAGTTCGCGTCTCGGATGCTGGATCGCGATCACCTCGCTGAACCAGCGTCGCAGTGGATCCGCGACCGGCGCAACGCTGCCATCCGAGTAGACGCATGCGGCGTCGGTGACCGGAACGCCGACGTAGACCATGAACGAATCGACCGGCGCCAGCGCTCCGGCGTCGGAGCTGCTGATGAAATTGCCGTCGCCCGGCGTCGGCGCCTTGAGCGGATCGAGATCGAACCAGCCGATTCGCGTCGCGGGAGCGGTCGCGGCCCGCGTGTCCATGCGCGTCGAGTAGAGGAATGAGAGGTTGAGCGAATCCCCGTCCGCCAGCTGTACGTCGCGATACAACAGCTGGTCCCACTGGCTGCCGTAGCCCGGATAGTTCTTGTCGGTGCCTCTCAAAGACTGCGCCCCGGTCAGCACGCCGGGTGTCATCGAACTCTGGCGATCGACGATCGCCTGGTTGAATGAGTTGTGGGTGATCGGATCCTCGACGGTGTCGTCGCCCTGGCCGCGCAGTCCGCACCACGCCGAGGCATTGCCCGAGAGCGGGAACCATTCGACGCCGGGCCCCGAGATCGCGGCGCCACTGTCGGGCAGTCCGGGTGCGAACGCGCCCGGATCCCAATGCCAGTAGCCGATGACGCCGAAGGTGCGCTTGGGGCTGCCCTGATTGATGACGTAGTTGCCCAGGTTTCCGTGGTCGAGCCCCTGAAAGGAGCGCTGACGATCGTTGACCGTGACGCCACCCGAGGTGCCGTGGCCACGATCGAGCGGCCACCAACCCTGCAGCGAGTCCGACTCGCCGGGGTTGAATCGATCCCAGTCCCAGTAGCCGTTGCGATCGGCGACCGGAGCCGATGAGCTCACGCTCACGCGATAGCGACCACGGCCGACGTGGTAGGGGCCGAATCCGCCTGGAGTGCCGGGCAGGCCGGTCGAGCCGAACACGTGACCGATGAACAGCGTGTCGGGATCGATCGCCAGGAAGCTTGCGGGGCTCGAGCGCCGCGGCGCGGGAGCACTCGTGCGTTCGAAATCCGACTCCACCACCTCGGGCAGGTCGGCATGTGCGAGTGCGGCTGCGGCCGTGAGCACGGCGCACGACAGCACCAGCAACGGCAGCACTCGAAGTGTCGGGCGCGCGGCGGAAGGCACGATGCGGGGCAGGTGGGCGCTCGGAGGGAGGGGGTCGGAAGCAGGTTTCGGCGGCTCGGGCGTCCCGGCACGGAGGATCGGGTGCTGAAAGGCTAGGGATCCGGCGGCGGGGGTGTCAACGACTGGATCGTTGCCGGTTCGAGTTTCCGGTCCTCCCAACCGCCGCCGAGCCACGTTTCAGCGGCTCCCAGACTGCGAATCCAGGCCAGATCCTGAGAGGCGATCACCACCGGTCCGCGCCCCGCGCGATCCGCCACCAGCCCGGCGAGCGCGGCTCGACGCGCCGCATCGAGCCCTCCGGTCGGCTCGTCGAGCAGCAGAAGCGAAGCCGGTGCGATCAGTGCAGCGACGGTCTCGACCAGCCGCTTCTCCCCGCTCGAGAGCTCCCAGGTTCGGCGTGCGAGCAGCACTTCCGGTGGGTAGCCGAGGCGCTCGAACGCAGTCGCGGCGCTCGTGCGCGCTTCCGCGCGCCCCATGCCGCGTGCCCGTGCCGCGAACACCACCTCGGCTTCGACGTGTTCCTCGAAGACCTGACGCTCGGGAAACTGATCGGTGAGCAGTGGTGGCTGCGCCGAGTCCGGGGTCGTCGCGCTGCGCTCGATCGCCACACCGAGCGGGCGCACGAGTCCTGCGAGTGCGGCGAGCAGCACCGACTTTCCCGCGCCGTTCGGCCCCAGCAGCGCCGTCACGCCGGTGGCGCGGATCACCAGTTCGAGCGGCTCGCTCACGCGAACGAGCGGCCCGGTGGCGGACACCGGTGTGATGCGCACTCGCCAGCCGACGGCGCCGCTCGCACCGACCTCGTGTCGCACCGTGGCCGGCATCGCGTCGCGCCCGACCTCGATCACACGCGAGCCGGCCGCTCGCTCGCGTGTGATC
This Candidatus Eisenbacteria bacterium DNA region includes the following protein-coding sequences:
- a CDS encoding ATP-binding cassette domain-containing protein, whose product is ITRERAAGSRVIEVGRDAMPATVRHEVGASGAVGWRVRITPVSATGPLVRVSEPLELVIRATGVTALLGPNGAGKSVLLAALAGLVRPLGVAIERSATTPDSAQPPLLTDQFPERQVFEEHVEAEVVFAARARGMGRAEARTSAATAFERLGYPPEVLLARRTWELSSGEKRLVETVAALIAPASLLLLDEPTGGLDAARRAALAGLVADRAGRGPVVIASQDLAWIRSLGAAETWLGGGWEDRKLEPATIQSLTPPPPDP